The Megalopta genalis isolate 19385.01 chromosome 9, iyMegGena1_principal, whole genome shotgun sequence genome includes a window with the following:
- the LOC117220766 gene encoding survival motor neuron protein: MRLSEMDDDAADVLYVRGNGNTTTTDSEDVWDDSALIKAYDKAVNLAKEEVAKRMGMDTASSVTKQKIQNLKQSQHATKPYKKWIIGEPCRARYSEDGAIYEAVISKIYENSGTCIVKFVGYGNTEKVELSSLSESHGTLSQVVQQEQAFAEKQNGKNVETKDANFATASSKRCTGEKMECDGEDAKVYRHHFMAGPSFASAIDSMPPAPPLPPQLMAKLPDNDADALSSMLMSWYISGFHTGYYQGLKQAKRNQEKRKNC; encoded by the exons ATGCGATTAAGTGAAATGGATGATGATGCTGCTGATGTTCTTTACGTCCGAGGAAACGGAAAT ACTACAACTACAGATAGCGAAGATGTTTGGGATGACAGCGCTTTAATCAAGGCATATGACAAAGCAGTGAATTTAGCGAAGGAGGAAGTTGCTAAGAGGATGGGCATGGATACTGCAAGTTCTGTAACTAAACAGAAGATACAGAATCTAAAGCAATCTCAGCATGCGACTAAACCTTACAAG AAATGGATTATAGGAGAACCTTGTCGTGCCAGATACTCAGAGGATGGAGCTATTTATGAAGCTGTAATATCAAAAATCTATGAGAACAGTGGAACGTGCATTGTAAAATTTGTAG GATACGGTAACACGGAGAAAGTGGAGTTGAGCTCTCTTTCAGAGTCTCATGGTACGTTGAGTCAGGTAGTTCAGCAAGAACAGGCCTTTGCAGAGAAACAGAATGGAAAGAACGTGGAAACAAAAGATGCGAATTTTGCAACTGCTAGTTCGAAAAGGTGCACTGGAGAAAAAATGGAATGCGACGGAGAAGATGCAAAAGTATACAGGCATCACTTTATGGCTGGCCCGTCTTTCGCTTCGGCAATAGATTCAATGCCACCTGCACCTCCATTACCACCGCAATTAATGGCTAA ACTTCCAGACAATGATGCGGACGCACTCTCGAGTATGCTAATGTCATGGTACATCAGTGGTTTTCATACAG GTTATTATCAAGGCTTGAAACAAGCTAAAAGGAatcaagaaaaaagaaagaactgtTGA
- the LOC117220749 gene encoding uncharacterized protein LOC117220749 isoform X2, with protein sequence MILSQIVQQGQAFAEKQNRKIAQTKDANFATASSKSCTGEKLECDGEDAKVYRQNFMAGPSFASAIDSMPPAPPLPPQLMAKLLDNDADALSSMLMSWYISGFHTGYYQGLKQAKRNQEKRKNC encoded by the exons ATGATACTGAGTCAGATAGTTCAGCAAGGACAGGCCTTCGCAGAGAAACAGAACAGGAAAATTGCGCAAACAAAAGATGCGAATTTCGCAACTGCAAGTTCGAAAAGCTGTACTGGAGAAAAATTGGAATGCGACGGAGAAGACGCAAAAGTATACAGGCAAAACTTTATGGCTGGTCCGTCTTTCGCTTCGGCAATAGATTCAATGCCGCCTGCACCTCCATTGCCACCGCAATTAATGGCTAA ACTTCTAGACAATGATGCGGACGCACTCTCGAGTATGCTAATGTCATGGTACATCAGTGGTTTTCATACAG GTTATTATCAAGGCTTGAAACAAGCTAAAAGGAatcaagaaaaaagaaaaaactgtTGA
- the LOC117220749 gene encoding uncharacterized protein LOC117220749 isoform X1: MILSQIVQQGQAFAEKQNRKIAQTKDANFATASSKSCTGEKLECDGEDAKVYRQNFMAGPSFASAIDSMPPAPPLPPQLMAKLLDNDADALSSMLMSWYISGFHTGRYFVLEFLILRDDSGNFYRLLSRLETS; this comes from the exons ATGATACTGAGTCAGATAGTTCAGCAAGGACAGGCCTTCGCAGAGAAACAGAACAGGAAAATTGCGCAAACAAAAGATGCGAATTTCGCAACTGCAAGTTCGAAAAGCTGTACTGGAGAAAAATTGGAATGCGACGGAGAAGACGCAAAAGTATACAGGCAAAACTTTATGGCTGGTCCGTCTTTCGCTTCGGCAATAGATTCAATGCCGCCTGCACCTCCATTGCCACCGCAATTAATGGCTAA ACTTCTAGACAATGATGCGGACGCACTCTCGAGTATGCTAATGTCATGGTACATCAGTGGTTTTCATACAGGTAGATACTTTGTTCTCGAATTTCTGATATTACGAGATGATTCTGGTAATTTTTACAGGTTATTATCAAGGCTTGAAACAAGCTAA
- the LOC117220722 gene encoding katanin p60 ATPase-containing subunit A-like 2 isoform X2 — protein sequence MILIDYENYYDMRYNKLPVLCKNAEAATAGNTMSRTNVAESNGKQNDGKIGKKSKWKPEENSNEVVFPLLVKQIFVDQQSNIKQPSEAALPSMHETISDLYGDNSEMQKIAESISREILEGNLNVLWDHVKGLEECKETIKEAIVYPFKYPTLFRGQWSWKGILMYGPPGTGKTMLARAAATECSCTFFNVSASSLISKWRGDSEKYVRALFDLAYARAPTIIFVDEIDWIATSADCSSEPARRFRAELLARMDGLMTTDDRNVVLLAATNVPWNLDAALLRRIDRSISVHMPNSKIILDMLKTYTSSVIDEQKLRDFVDRKLCNYSGSDIKKLCKQAWIHQVTPVIKSLEENQVLLTDVTYEITSLKYLEMAARNIYPAVGEKEISAFYDWQKNRIRA from the exons ATGATCCTAATCGATTACGAGAATTATTATGACATGAGGTACAACAAGTTGCCTGTTTTGTGCAAAAACGCCGAGGCGGCTACTGCCGGGAATACAAT GAGTCGAACGAACGTAGCCGAGAGCAACGGCAAGCAAAACGACGGTAAAATTGGCAAGAAAAGCAAGTGGAAGCCGGAGGAGAATTCTAACGAAGTGGTGTTCCCATTGTTAGTGAAACAGATATTCGTCGATCAACAGTCGAACATAAAGCAACCAAGCGAAGCCGCGTTGCCATCAATGCACGAGACCATCAGTGATCTTTATGGGGATAACTCCGAAATGCAAAAAATAGCAGAATCGATCTCAAGG GAGATTTTGGAAGGAAACTTGAACGTACTCTGGGACCACGTGAAAGGCTTAGAGGAATGCAAAGAAACAATTAAAGAGGCCATTGTGTACCCCTTTAAGTATCCAACGCTTTTCCGCGGTCAGTGGTCCTGGAAAGGCATACTAATGTACGGCCCACCGGGTACAG GAAAAACGATGCTGGCCAGGGCAGCCGCAACCGAGTGCAGCTGTACATTCTTCAACGTGTCAGCCAGCTCGTTGATCAGCAAATGGCGGGGGGACTCTGAAAAATACGTTCGC GCTCTTTTCGATCTCGCCTACGCACGAGCACCCACGATTATCTTTGTCGATGAAATTGACTGGATAGCAACAAGTGCAGATTGCTCATCCGAACCAGCTAGGAGATTTCGAGCAGAACTGCTCGCCAGGATGGACGGATTGATGACCACCGATGATCGTAATGTTGTATTGTTGGCTGCCACTAATGTGCCGTG GAATCTAGATGCAGCACTGCTGAGACGTATAGATAGAAGCATTTCCGTACACATGCCTAATAGCAAGATCATACTCGACATGCTCAAGACTTACACTTCGTCGGTGATAGATGAACAGAAGTTGCGGGACTTTGTAGATAGAAAGTTATGTAATTATTCTGGATCTGATATCAAAAAACTTTGCAAACAAGCATGGATTCATCAGGTTACTCCAGTAATCAAGAGTTTAGAGGAAAACCAAGTACTATTAACGGATGTTACTTATGAAATAACGTCTTTGAAATATTTGGAAATGGCAGCGAGAAATATATATCCTGCAGTCGGGGAAAAAGAGATATCTGCATTTTATGACTGGCAAAAAAATAGAATAAGAgcctaa
- the LOC117220722 gene encoding katanin p60 ATPase-containing subunit A-like 2 isoform X1: MSKELSMDTAKNSINHTLRAKEGTRARLRRQHLLYLIADYLENRGFIRSAATITTEAQLSNNVHVCDNINLEMILIDYENYYDMRYNKLPVLCKNAEAATAGNTMSRTNVAESNGKQNDGKIGKKSKWKPEENSNEVVFPLLVKQIFVDQQSNIKQPSEAALPSMHETISDLYGDNSEMQKIAESISREILEGNLNVLWDHVKGLEECKETIKEAIVYPFKYPTLFRGQWSWKGILMYGPPGTGKTMLARAAATECSCTFFNVSASSLISKWRGDSEKYVRALFDLAYARAPTIIFVDEIDWIATSADCSSEPARRFRAELLARMDGLMTTDDRNVVLLAATNVPWNLDAALLRRIDRSISVHMPNSKIILDMLKTYTSSVIDEQKLRDFVDRKLCNYSGSDIKKLCKQAWIHQVTPVIKSLEENQVLLTDVTYEITSLKYLEMAARNIYPAVGEKEISAFYDWQKNRIRA; this comes from the exons ATGTCGAAGGAACTGAGCATGGACACTGCCAAGAACAGCATCAATCATACTTTACGCGCAAAG GAGGGAACGCGTGCGAGACTACGACGTCAACATCTGCTTTATCTGATAGCTGATTATTTAGAAAATCGGGG GTTCATAAGATCAGCTGCTACCATTACAACGGAGGCTCAGTTATCCAACAACGTGCACGTCTGTGACAACATCAATCTCGAGATGATCCTAATCGATTACGAGAATTATTATGACATGAGGTACAACAAGTTGCCTGTTTTGTGCAAAAACGCCGAGGCGGCTACTGCCGGGAATACAAT GAGTCGAACGAACGTAGCCGAGAGCAACGGCAAGCAAAACGACGGTAAAATTGGCAAGAAAAGCAAGTGGAAGCCGGAGGAGAATTCTAACGAAGTGGTGTTCCCATTGTTAGTGAAACAGATATTCGTCGATCAACAGTCGAACATAAAGCAACCAAGCGAAGCCGCGTTGCCATCAATGCACGAGACCATCAGTGATCTTTATGGGGATAACTCCGAAATGCAAAAAATAGCAGAATCGATCTCAAGG GAGATTTTGGAAGGAAACTTGAACGTACTCTGGGACCACGTGAAAGGCTTAGAGGAATGCAAAGAAACAATTAAAGAGGCCATTGTGTACCCCTTTAAGTATCCAACGCTTTTCCGCGGTCAGTGGTCCTGGAAAGGCATACTAATGTACGGCCCACCGGGTACAG GAAAAACGATGCTGGCCAGGGCAGCCGCAACCGAGTGCAGCTGTACATTCTTCAACGTGTCAGCCAGCTCGTTGATCAGCAAATGGCGGGGGGACTCTGAAAAATACGTTCGC GCTCTTTTCGATCTCGCCTACGCACGAGCACCCACGATTATCTTTGTCGATGAAATTGACTGGATAGCAACAAGTGCAGATTGCTCATCCGAACCAGCTAGGAGATTTCGAGCAGAACTGCTCGCCAGGATGGACGGATTGATGACCACCGATGATCGTAATGTTGTATTGTTGGCTGCCACTAATGTGCCGTG GAATCTAGATGCAGCACTGCTGAGACGTATAGATAGAAGCATTTCCGTACACATGCCTAATAGCAAGATCATACTCGACATGCTCAAGACTTACACTTCGTCGGTGATAGATGAACAGAAGTTGCGGGACTTTGTAGATAGAAAGTTATGTAATTATTCTGGATCTGATATCAAAAAACTTTGCAAACAAGCATGGATTCATCAGGTTACTCCAGTAATCAAGAGTTTAGAGGAAAACCAAGTACTATTAACGGATGTTACTTATGAAATAACGTCTTTGAAATATTTGGAAATGGCAGCGAGAAATATATATCCTGCAGTCGGGGAAAAAGAGATATCTGCATTTTATGACTGGCAAAAAAATAGAATAAGAgcctaa